In one window of Leptospira sp. WS92.C1 DNA:
- a CDS encoding beta-ketoacyl-ACP reductase produces the protein MSKQFEGKIALVTGAASPRGLGRAIANTIAKEGGDIVVCDLNKEHIEQAAAEIAKEFGVKTLGIPCNVTKPEDCDAVIAGIKEKFGKLDFLVNNAGVLKDNLLMRMSEQEFDFVMDVNLKGVFLMTKSASKLLLKAESGRIVNISSVSGLTGQPGQANYSASKAGVIALTKVSAREFSGRNVLVNAVCPGYVQTDMTASLPEEVKKKLTDPMFIPLRRPGTQQEIANAVKFFLSDQSNYITGTYLRVDGGAAIGM, from the coding sequence ATGTCTAAACAGTTTGAAGGAAAAATCGCACTCGTCACAGGAGCGGCGTCTCCCCGCGGTCTCGGAAGAGCGATCGCAAATACAATCGCAAAAGAGGGAGGGGACATAGTAGTATGCGACCTTAACAAAGAACATATCGAACAAGCAGCCGCGGAAATTGCAAAAGAATTCGGAGTCAAAACCCTAGGAATTCCGTGTAACGTTACAAAACCGGAAGACTGCGACGCCGTGATCGCGGGTATCAAGGAAAAATTCGGTAAACTGGATTTCCTCGTAAACAACGCCGGTGTTCTCAAAGACAATCTTTTGATGAGAATGAGCGAGCAAGAATTCGACTTCGTTATGGACGTAAACCTCAAAGGCGTATTTTTGATGACCAAGTCCGCATCCAAACTTCTTCTCAAAGCTGAGTCGGGTAGAATCGTAAACATCTCTTCGGTTTCCGGTCTGACCGGACAACCCGGACAAGCAAACTACTCCGCTTCCAAAGCCGGGGTGATCGCTCTTACAAAAGTTTCAGCGAGAGAATTTTCCGGAAGAAACGTCCTTGTAAACGCGGTTTGTCCGGGTTACGTGCAAACCGACATGACTGCTTCTCTTCCCGAAGAGGTTAAGAAAAAACTGACGGATCCGATGTTCATTCCGCTCAGAAGACCGGGAACACAACAAGAGATCGCAAACGCGGTAAAATTTTTCCTAAGCGACCAATCCAATTATATCACCGGAACCTATTTGAGAGTGGACGGCGGCGCCGCGATCGGAATGTAA
- a CDS encoding alpha/beta hydrolase, with the protein MQSSYNRPLELVGPIEAVRIPGSPDSYTVILFHGYGANAYDLSPLSAYLDLPDGTNWIFPNGILEIPVMPGYNGRAWFPIDMEALQKAMMVGGYRDFSDRYPAGLESAREKAVEMIRSLGVSMDKVILGGFSQGAMLATDIALHSEIAPAGLAILSGTLISETDWKRLAEKKKDYKFFQSHGRMDPVLGYSAAKKLEQLFNGAGWKGEMIAFQGGHEIPEVVLKGMNLYLRNITG; encoded by the coding sequence ATGCAATCTTCTTACAATCGACCTTTGGAATTGGTGGGTCCTATCGAAGCGGTTCGAATTCCGGGAAGTCCGGATTCTTATACCGTAATTTTATTTCACGGTTACGGCGCCAACGCATACGACCTTTCTCCTCTCAGCGCTTACTTGGATCTTCCCGATGGTACGAATTGGATTTTTCCAAACGGAATTTTAGAAATCCCGGTTATGCCCGGATACAACGGAAGGGCTTGGTTTCCGATCGATATGGAAGCTTTGCAAAAGGCGATGATGGTCGGAGGTTATCGGGATTTTTCGGATCGTTATCCTGCAGGCTTGGAAAGCGCGCGTGAAAAAGCTGTGGAGATGATTCGGAGTCTGGGCGTTTCGATGGACAAGGTAATCTTAGGTGGTTTTAGTCAAGGCGCGATGCTTGCAACGGACATCGCCCTTCATTCTGAGATTGCCCCCGCTGGTTTGGCGATTTTATCCGGAACTTTGATCAGTGAAACGGACTGGAAACGATTGGCGGAGAAAAAGAAGGATTATAAATTTTTTCAGAGCCATGGTAGAATGGATCCGGTTCTCGGATACTCGGCCGCAAAAAAGTTGGAACAACTTTTTAACGGTGCGGGTTGGAAAGGGGAAATGATCGCTTTTCAGGGTGGACATGAAATTCCTGAAGTCGTACTTAAGGGAATGAACCTGTATCTCAGGAACATCACCGGATGA